The Gemmatimonadota bacterium genome contains the following window.
GGGTCCGTTGCAGGAGATGGACTTCGGCCAGCAGCTGCGCGCTCTCTTCGTGCAGGCGCGCGTTCTCGACCGCCGCCGCCGACATGGCGGCGAGCAGGATGGCGACGTGCTCGTCATCGGCGGTGAACTGGTCGTTCCCCTGCTTCTCGGTGAGGTACAGATTGCCGATGATGCCACGGCGGCCGGTGATCGGGACGCCGAGAAAGGAGTGCATGGGAGGGTGATGCGGGGGAAAGCCGTGGGAAGCGGGGTGGCGCACCAGATCGGGCAGGCGAATGGGGCGCCCCTCTCGCAGCAGGAGCCCGAGCACGCCATGCCCCACGGGAGGCGGGCCCATCGCCTCGCGTTCCTGGTCGCTGATGCCATGGGTGACGAACCGCTCGAGGACTCGACCATCCGGCGCCAGGACGCCGATGGCCGTGTAGCGCGCACCGATCACCTCGGCAGCGATCGCCACGACGCGGTGCAGCACGCCGTCGAGTGACGCCTCCGAGGTCAGGGCGAGCCCGGCCAGGACCAGTCGCTCCAGTTGATCGTTTTCCGGCATGGCAGGGGTGTTCGTGGGCGTCGCCTCCGTGAGTGTCTGGTGCCGACTGCCTTGTGCTGGCGATGAAGAAAGCTTCATCCCCGGCCCATCCTCCCTTCCCGTGCCACCGTGCACTTTTCCTGCGTGAACGTCTCCGTCTTACCCTTGCCGTGCGGGAGTCCCGAGATGTCGCTTCGCGATGGCGACGCAGCGACGGCAGGTTCAGGGTCGCATCCACGCTCCGTCGATGCCGGGCCGCGCTGGGGCTGGCGGAGCTTTGACCACCGTCCGCGGCAATGGCACGAGGCCCTTCGCCACGCCCTCCCGACCGGGTGGGGTCAGATGCGATCCGAAACTTATCTCCTGTCGCGACGGTCCACGAGTCTGGTGAAGCTCCAGCAGGGCCGAGTGGACGTCAAACGGAGGATGGCGACGGAGCCAAACGGACTGGAAGCCTGGCAAACAGTGCGGCGGGTGGGGTTTCCGATCCCACCCGAGGACATCGCGGCACTCTGCCGCTGCTGGCAGGTCGACCCCCCAGGCCCGTCCCGGGTGGTTGCGACGCTCGACGAGTTCCATGCCCTTCTGGCACAGCAGCTTCCCGAGGTGCACGTCCTTCCGGCCAGAAGCTGGTGGCGCGAGTATGGCCTGCTTGGGTGTCTGGTGCAGCGGCGCACAATGTTGGTGCGCGGGACCGTGCTCGAGATGCTGGCTGTCGAGCACCCGGAACTGGTCACCCTTCGCACCGCGCTGCAGGCGATGCAATTGACGGAGGTGCCACACACCTCGTCCCGGACGGCGTTGCGGCACTTGCTCGGGTGGCCAACGCATGACGGTCACCTGGAGTGACGGCCCCGATCGCGCGAACCGGGAATGATTCGACGACTAATCCGGTCCCCATTCCGTGGCCGTGTTGGCGGTTGCCGATCACGCGTCCTTGGTAGTGATTGCACACCGGCGCGTGAGTATCGCTTCCGTGGTGATGCTCGAATCACGCTGACCTCTGGGAGCTGCTCATGCGCAGGTTCGCCATTCTCCTCGCCATCTCGTCGACTTCGGCGATGTCGCTCGCCGCGCAGCAACTCGCCACGTCGACGACCCCCCTTCGTGAGTGCGGCGCGTGCGTGGCCTCGCTTGCCGTCGGCATTCATCAGGTGCCTGCGGACACCGGTCGCCTCAGGGCGATCGAATACAGCGATGCGTACGCCGTCCGGTTGAAGATCCATCGCATCGCCAGTTACGCGGAGTTGCCGCTCTTCGCGGCAGAGTACTTCCTTGGCGAGAAGTTGCTGCGTGACCAGCGCAACGGAGTGAACCAGGGTGGCGAGGACGGCGGGAACCGATCCAGCGCGCGTGGCGCGCACTCGGCGGTGGCAGCCGGACTCGGGGTGCTCTTCACCGTCAACACCGTCACGGGCGGCTGGAATCTCTACGAGTCGCGGAAGGATCCCTCGGGACGGACTCGCAAGTGGATCCACACCATCGCCATGCTCGCGGCCGATGCCGGATTCCTGTGGACCGCTGCGGCGGCCGAAGGGGCGCGCGAATCGGATGCCGGCGCGCGGACGCACCGCACGCGGGCCATCGCCTCGATCAGTCTCGCGACGGCCTCCACCGTGATGATGTGGCTCTGGAAGGATTGATGCTCGCCACGCTGATCGACACGCTCACCCGCTGGTGTGCGCCATGGCAGGCGTTCTATGCCGATTCCCGACTGACCGAGATCGCGGTCACTTCGGTGCACGTCGTGGCGATGCTGCTTGGCGGCGGCTTCGCCGTCGCGGCGGACCGACTCACGCTGCGCACGACGCGGCGCGAGACGGCCGACCGGATGGCGATGCTTGAGGAGCTGCAGTCGGTGCACCGGCCGGTGAAGATCGGATTGGCGGCGCTGTTCGCGAGCGGGGTGGCGCTTGCGGCTTCCGATGTCGAGACCTTCTCGGCCTCGCCCGCGTTTCTGGTGAAACTGGCGTTGGTCGCGCTTCTCTCGGTCAACGGGCTGGTCATGTTGCGTGCCGAGCGGTTGCTCCGGCGCGATCCGACCGACGCGCGATGGGGAACGTTGCGCCGGGTGAGTTGGTTCTCGCTGATGCTCTGGATCAGCACCGCCGTCGTCGGGGTCGTGCTGGTCAATGCGGCGTGAGTGCGCTGCACCGACGTCGGTCCTCCACCATTGTCCTGCCCTGAGGTTGCCGTGAACGAGAGCAGCGAACACAACGATGACGCCGCCTGCGAAGGCTGCGAATTGACCCGGCCCCGCCGGGAATTCCTGAAGGAGATCGGCTTGGCCGCGATGGGCGCGTTGCTCCTGGCCGGCATCCCGGCCGAGGTGGCCGCGGCGATGGAGCCGCGTCGCGTCACGGCCAGCGGCCGCGTCGGGGCCGATCCGACCTATCCGGTACCGGCCGCCGACGGCGTGCAGATCGACAAGGTGAACGAGGTGATCCTGGTTCGCTGGCAGAACAGTGTCTGGGCCTTCAACCTCTCCTGCCCGCACCAGCGGACGGCGTTGCGGTGGACCGAGGCCAAGCACGAGTTCCAGTGTCCGAAGCACAAGTCGCGCTACCAGCCCGACGGCACCTTCATCGCCGGCCGCGCCACCCGCAACATGGATCGCTTCTCGATCACCCGGACCGGGACCGACGTCATCGTGCACGTCGGGGCGATGCACAAAAGCGACGCGGACCAGTCAAGCTGGTCCGCGTCGGTGGTGAAACTCTGATCGGAATCGCGCGGCGCCCTAGCGCGCCCGGCCCAGCCGGCGATCTTCCGGGTCCGTGGTAAACCGGCCGCGCACGATCAGGGCGACGCTCTTCCGGAAGATCGAGGCGCTCGGGAAGGGCAATGCGGACTGCGTGGCGGAGCACCCAGGCGGCGGTGAGCAGTTCTTGCCCGGCGCGCAGGGGCCGCCGTTGAAGTTGATGCGCCGACCATACCCGCCATTCGGCAGCTGGAAGCGGAGCACCAGCTCGGGCTGACGGTTTCGCGTCACCAGCTGCGCGTTCGGCAGCGGACCGATGTCAAACTGGAAGGTGACCAGCCGATCGACACCGCCGGTGCCTTCACTCTCGCCCCCCAGGAACGCGATCGCCGAGGCGCTGAACGACTGCGTCTGCGGCGCGCCCGTCGTGGCGTTTTTCACCACGCGCTCGGCCACCAATGTCATCGGGTACGCGATCGGACCGCTCTGCCCAGGCGTTGCCTCGGCCGAGAGGTACAGGCCGATGGAACGCACCAATCCGCCGCCACCCACCGGACCGGGAATGGTGAAGTAGTACGCGGCGATGTCGTCCCGAAACGCGGCGGGGGTGCAGGCGTTGATGGTCGTGTAGGCGGAGGAATGCGTCGCGGTGTAGAAGAGCTCCGCGCCCCCCGGCGTCGACTGCAGCGAGGCGCGCAGTTGATTCTCCCCTTCGCCAGGCACCCAGGTGACCGAGGCACTCCCGTCGGCCCCGGTGGGGGTCGTGGCCGTCAGCGGCGCGCCGTTCACGGTGGCACCCATGGCGCCGCCTGGTGTCCAGAAGACCGGGACACCAACCTGCGGGTTGTTGAATTGGTCGGTGACCCGGACGGTCGGCGTCGGGCTGACCGCACCGCCGTTCACCTTGCCATACGCCGTGGGGCCGACCGCCACAAACCGCAACGCGGCACCGGGTGCGACATCGAAGAGGTTGCTCCCCGTGGTGCTGGACACGAGCCCCGCGTCGCCGAGCGTGGCAGAGGCGGCGAATCGATAGCCCGTGGCCGCCTGCAGGATCGTGGTGCTGAAGGTGGCCACCCCGTTGACCGCATTGGTGACCTTTGTCGTGGCACCGCCGTCAAAGCTGTTCTTGTTCAGCGATAGCGTCACCGGGTTCGACGCGGTCGGCACGATCGTGCCCAAGTCGGAGCGCACCTCGACGCGGGCGGGGATCAACGCACCGGCGCTGTAATTGCCCGCGGCCGGTTGGGTGAAGACGAGGCTACTTGCCCCATACGCGGCGATCAGCCAGCTCGGCACCTCCGGGACAAACTCGATCACGGTCGGGTCGAGGTTGGCCGGTGGCGTGAGCGTCGCAGTCAGCTTGGTGTACGCGGTGCGGAGGTCGGACGTCGTGCCGAAATTGATGCAGCCGACGGCCGCAGTCCCGGCGGCGTTGGTGGCGGCGTCGGCGCCGCAGACCGAGGCGTTGCCCGGCTTCGCGCTGTAGGGCGCCACGGTGGACGGTGCCGTCGTCCAGGCGGCGGTGACGCCCGGAATCGGCGTCCCCTGGCGGGTCTTGACCGTGATCGTCGGGAGGCCCGCGCCGGTGCGGGTCGTGCCGACGGTGCCATCGATCGTGGTCACGAGGAGGGCGTCGCGGACGAACTCGCTGGTCGACCCGCCGACGCCGCCCGAGGCGAAGAGCTGCGGGTCAACCGGCTCGAACGGCGAGAACTCGCTGGTCGCGCCGCCGATGCCGCCGCTGCCCGCGAGGCGACCGGCAGCGGCGAGCGGTGCGGGGCGCACCACGCTCGCCAGCGCGTCGAGGAGCCGACCACCCCAGCTCGACGGCATCGCGGCCGAGGTGATCGCTCCGCACGCGAGCGTCATCTCCGGCGGAATGTTGACGCGCGGGAGCACCTCGAAGGTGGCCGGGTTCTTCTGGTGGCCGAGCACCAGCCGCGCCAGCAGCGAGTCGATTTCATTCGCCGGCACGTTGATGAGTTCTACGGGATCCGGGCAGACGCCGACGATCGCCTTCGTGCCCGGCTTCAGCGTCTGGGCAGGCGACACCGTCCACTCATAGATGAACGCGTACTTGTCGAGCGGCGTCGTGAGGGCGTTCGGGTCAGTGAGCCGGCGCGCCGTCACGATGGTGTTCTCGACGACCGCATCCGGCGGGAACTGGGCTCCGGACTGGCGGTCCAGCGTCTGCAGCGTGGTCATCGGGTCGCCGACGTGCACGACCCACGTCTCCTTGGGGTTCGCGATCCCGGCGTCGATGCCGACGTAACAGAAGATCTGGTTCAGCACCGAGGCGAGGGTCGCCGGCGACAGCGCCACCTGCTGGTTCGCGTCGTTGGCGAGGAGGAAGTCGACCAACTCGAACGCCTTCGCCTTGGCCAGCGTCGCATTGTTCGCGTTCGTCGCCTGCACGACGGCGTTCCAGGTGCTCGTGGCGGTGAAGCTGTTGGCGAGCGACGAGAAGCCGCTCGACAGTGCGCCCTGGATCTGCACGGGGTCCGCCGTGCACGCGGCAGCGTCCGCCGCGCGGCCGCGCGTCGGGACGGCGCCAGTGGCCTGATCGGCCAGCGAGGCGGAGTCTCCGCATGCCGTGGCAAACAACAGCACCGCGAGCAGCGGCAACCGGGTGGAACGGAACACGACGCCTCCAGGGGGAATCAGAAGGGAGTGCGGTGGGATGGACGCCGAGCGTGCCGCCGCGGCGATTCATCCTGCCACCCCCAATGGCGATTGATATACGCCACAGTCGAAAGGTCCGCAATGGTGTTGCGCACGCGTTACACCCCTGTGGGCCAGTCGCGACGGGGCATTTCCCGGGTCCCGGATGCCAAACGCCCCACCCGGTGGGGGGTGGGGCGCCGTGGGATCCGCTGGCCGGTGCCGGCTAGTTGGCGAGCAGCTTCTTGAAACCGGGAGTCTCGGCGATCGGGCGATACCACCACCCCGGGTAGGCCGCGAGCGCCTTCCGCCGATCGTCGCTCTTGGACAGATAGGTCTTCAGGTCGGCCAGGGCAGCCGTCGTGTCGCCGCGGAGCGCGCCGACGAAGGCCGCGAACTGTGGCAGTTCGAGATTGGGGTCGATGTCCGGGTTGCCGCGCGACCGGTCGACCACCCGCTTGGCACTGTCGCCGAGGCCGGCGCGCGCGAGCACCGCCGCCACCAGCAGGTCGCTCTTGAAGCGCTCGAACTGCTGCTGCGGCTTCGGCGCCATCGCCGTGATCGAGTCGGCCAGCTTCCACGCGAGCGGGACGTCCCACTCCTTCTTCTTCGACGTCTCGAGGTAGAGCTTGCAGCGCGGCGCCTGGGACGAGGCGGGGTAGCGGCGCTGCATCTCGTCGCACCAACGCGTGGCAGTTGTCCACTCCTCCGTGTCATACGACGCGAGGATGAGCCGGTTCAAGACCACCTGCGCGTTGCTGAGGAAGGCGTCGGCCTCCCATGCCTTCTCGGCAGCCCGGTAGATGTCCGCGGGTGAGACTTCCGGAATCGCGTAGTAGAGGTGTGAGAGCGACGCCCACGCCCCGGCCTGATTGGGGTTGAGCTCCGTCGCCTTCTCGAGGTCGGCGCGCGCCGCCGTGAGCAACGCCGACTGCTTCTCCTTCTCGGCGTCGACCTTCACGAGGTAGCGCCAGTACTGCAGGTTCCCGCGCAACTCGAGCGCGTTCGGGTCCTGCGGCTGCAGCGCCAGCGCCCGGTTGATGTGCGCGAGGCCCGCGTCGATCGGCGCCTTTGCCTCGAGCGGGTCGGCATTCCGCCGTGAGGTCTCGTACGCCAGCCGGGCCCGTCCGATGATCGGGTCGGGCCACTTCGGGTCGAGCGTCTCCGCCTGCGCGAACAGCGTGTCGGCCTGGGCGCGGATCAGCAACGCACTGTCACCCTTCGTGGCCGCTGCCTGCTTCCGGAGCCGCTCGGCGCGCTGCACCAACAACCACGCGTCGTTGTTCGACGTGGCTCGGCGTTGTTCCTTCAGCAGCACTTCGCCGCCGATGCGCTCACGGATCAGGGTAGCCACTTCGGTCACAGTCGAATCACGCACCGCCGCGAAGTTGCGGCCATCGACCGTGAAGCTCTTGGGGTCGCCGAAGTCGACGCCGGAATTGCCGTCGATCAACCGGATCGTGATCTTCGTCTTGTCGCCCTGCTGGTCGAGCGTCCCCTGACCAGCGTCCCCGCGTTCAACGCCTTGCCGATGTCCTCGGGCGGGATCGAGTCATTGCCGCGATACTGGCCGACACCACCCGCGGAGATCACGGCGAGGCTCGGGATGGTGTTCAGGTTCTCGATCAGCGCTTCGGTCAAACCATCGGCGAGCGTGGCGAGTGAATCGCCAGTCTGGAAGTAGAGCACCGCGATCCGCTTCTTGGACAGCCCGCCGCTGTCGGCCAGCGGCACCGGCTTGCCACCCGCCGTCAGCTTGTACGCCCCGAATCCTCCACCAACCAAGACCAGCAGCGCGATCGCGAGCACCATCGGCCGCTTCCAGAGCGGCACCGGCATCGGAGCGGCGACCCCGAAGGCGCTCGTCATCCCGCTGGTGGTGCGGCGCGCGGTCGTGTGCCGCATCGTCATCATGCGGGTCGACGTTGCGCCCGCCGGCATCGGCGCCGCGACCAGCAGGGCGGCAAACGCCGCCGCGCTCTGGGGCCGATCGGCCGGCGACTTCCCCAGCGAGCAGAAGATCGCGTACTCGACTTCCTCGGGTACGGACTGCCGGATGATCCGGAGCGACGGCACCTGCTCCATCACGTGCTTCGCGAGGATCGCCGAGGCGTTCTTCCCGCTGAACGGCGGCTCGCCGGCGAGCATCTCGAACAGCATGCAGCCGAGCGAGTAGATGTCGGCGGTGACGCCGACCTTCTCGCCCATCCCTTGTTCCGGCGCCATGTAGGTCGGCGTGCCGAGGGCCATGCCGGTCTGCGTCAGTTGCTGCGCGCCATCCTCGACGGCGCGGGCAATGCCGAAGTCGGCCACCAGCGCGTGGCCGCCGCTGAGCAGAACATTCTCCGGCTTGATGTCGCGGTGGATGACCTGCTGCTTGTGGGCGTACTCGAGGGCGTCGGCCACTTCGAGCGTGATCTGCAGCGCATCCTCGACGGAGAGCTGGCCCTCGCGGTCGAGCCGGTCGCGCAGCGACTCCCCCTCGACGAACGGCATGACGTAGTAGAGCAGCCCGTCGGAGACGCCCGAGTCATACATCCCGAGGATGTGCGGGTGCTGCAGGCGCCCGGCTACCCGGATCTCGCGCTCGAAGCGCTCGCCGCCGATCGAGGCGGAGAGGTCCGGGTGGAGGACCTTCACGGCCACCTTGCGGTCGTGCTTGATGTCGCGGGCCAGGAAGACCGTGGCCATGCCCCCACGGCCAAGCTCCCGCTCGAACGCATAGCGATCGGCGAGGTGGGTCTGCAGTCGTTCGAGGGTGGTATCGGCCAAGCTGGAGGCCTCGGGCCGGAGAGGGTTGAGAGCTAAAGGATAAGTCCGGCCCCGAAGAACGCGCCAGCGGTGGAGGGGCCAATCCGCCGCCGGAGGCTCGATTCCGGGTACCCCCGCTTAGCTTTCCCCTGCGGCCACTTTGCCGTCCTTCGTCCCCGGCACGAGTGAGTTCGCATGAGCGCCTACAAGACCCTGCAGCGTCGCCTGACCCTTGGCGGGCGCGAATACCATTTCGTCACCTGTGAGGGTCAGCGGGCCAATCCGTCGCGCAATCACCCCGAGGTGCCCCCCACCTGGGCGCTGATGGCCGCCGGCAAGCGCTGGACGGTCATGCCGGAGCTGGCGGATCAGGACGAGGCCGAGATCGACCGCCAGTTGCTGGCGTGGCTGGGCGAGCACATGGGCAGCGAGCCGGGGATCATCGCCGACCGGGGCGATCCGGCCAGCGGCCGGAAGGGCTAGCCCCCGCCGCCGCCGCGCCCTGCGGCGGCGGGTAGCTCCGGCATCCCATCGAAAAAGGTGACCACCCCGGTCTCCAGCGAATACTCCGCGCCCACGACCAGCAGTCCATCCTCCCGAATCAACTGTTCCAGGATCTCCGAGCCATGACGCAAGTGGTCGGCGGAGGCGCGGATGTTGGCGCGGACCGCTTCGGCCACCAGGGCGTCGTGGTCCTGCGCGAGCGGCGTGTCGAGGAGCGACTCGACCGACGGCCGCACCAGGTCGACAATCGCCCGGATGTTGCGCGAGTGGGTTGAGCTCGGCGAGGGGTGCTGCAGTTCCTCGATGGTCGCCACGATCGCTCCGCACTGGGAATGGCCCAGGACCACCACCAGCCGGGTGTGAAACCGCTCGGCCGCGAACTCGACGCTCCCGACCAGCGAGGGGGCGACGATGTTGCCGGCGACCCGGATCACAAAGAGATCGCCGAGTCCCTGGTCGAAGACGATCTCGGCCGGGACCCTGGAATCGGCGCAGCCGAGGATGATGGCGAACGGCTCCTGACCCTCGGTCAGCTCCGCTCGGCGCGCCTGGTGGAGCACCGGCGCGCCGCCGCTGACGCTGGTGTTGAAGCGGAGATTGCCGGCCCGGAGTCGGGCGAGGGCTTCGTGGGCAGGGATCATGGAGGAAGGGTACTACCGCGGCGGGGTGGGCGGTGAGGGGATGGTCCGAAGTTCTCCGGAGGGAACGACGAACGGCCTGGTGAGAGTAGGTTCTCGCCAGGCCGCCAAAAGTGTCGATTTTCAATACACTTTGCTGGTCACTTATTGATCAGCCCTTCGCGCTATTGCCCGCTACTTCGTCGGCGTCGTCTTCAGGAAGTCGTCGAGCAGAGACCGGTGGGCCAGGTACTCGGGGCGCTTCAACGCGACCTCGGTATCGAAGTGTTGTCGGAACGCGAGTCGCGCCGCGCGCCCGGCAGCGACGTTCCCCTGATAGTCCGCGATGAGGGCGCGGAGATAGTCGACCAGGAGGTGATTCTCCGCGCTGGCGACGATCGTGTCGACCTGCGCCACTGCACCAGGGAAGTGACCGACCTGCGCACGCAGCAAGGCGAGGTGAAAGCGCAAATCGTTGTTGCGATCGGCGGTCGGGAGATTGGTGAAGGCCTGCTCCATCATCGGGAAGAACCGGACGACGGTGGCGGTGTCGCCCGACTGCACCGACGCCTGGATCCGATCGGCCAATCGCAGGAATTGCTCTTGGGGACTGAGGTTCGAGAGATCTGGCGGGGTGCCATCCGATACCACGGCACCACTCGGCGACGTGGTCTCACCGCTGGTGACGGTTGGACTCGGACGCGATGCGGCCCACCCCAACGCCGCAATCGCCGCGACCCCGATCATCGCCGGTATGGTCCAGCTGCGCGTCCCGCGCGCGGTGACCACGCTCGGTGTGTCGGGGGCCGACGGTTGCGCGTCACCACCGAAACTCGTCCCACAATTCGCGCAGAACATCGCACCCGGCGCCGCCACGATGCCGCATTGCCGACACGCCGATTCGGCGATTGCCGTGCCGCAGCTCTCGCAGAATTTGCCGTGGACCGATGCGCCGCACTGGGGACAGGATGTCGAAG
Protein-coding sequences here:
- a CDS encoding protein kinase; the protein is MADTTLERLQTHLADRYAFERELGRGGMATVFLARDIKHDRKVAVKVLHPDLSASIGGERFEREIRVAGRLQHPHILGMYDSGVSDGLLYYVMPFVEGESLRDRLDREGQLSVEDALQITLEVADALEYAHKQQVIHRDIKPENVLLSGGHALVADFGIARAVEDGAQQLTQTGMALGTPTYMAPEQGMGEKVGVTADIYSLGCMLFEMLAGEPPFSGKNASAILAKHVMEQVPSLRIIRQSVPEEVEYAIFCSLGKSPADRPQSAAAFAALLVAAPMPAGATSTRMMTMRHTTARRTTSGMTSAFGVAAPMPVPLWKRPMVLAIALLVLVGGGFGAYKLTAGGKPVPLADSGGLSKKRIAVLYFQTGDSLATLADGLTEALIENLNTIPSLAVISAGGVGQYRGNDSIPPEDIGKALNAGTLVRGRSTSRATRRRSRSG
- a CDS encoding carbonic anhydrase, which codes for MIPAHEALARLRAGNLRFNTSVSGGAPVLHQARRAELTEGQEPFAIILGCADSRVPAEIVFDQGLGDLFVIRVAGNIVAPSLVGSVEFAAERFHTRLVVVLGHSQCGAIVATIEELQHPSPSSTHSRNIRAIVDLVRPSVESLLDTPLAQDHDALVAEAVRANIRASADHLRHGSEILEQLIREDGLLVVGAEYSLETGVVTFFDGMPELPAAAGRGGGGG
- a CDS encoding Ig-like domain-containing protein; amino-acid sequence: MFRSTRLPLLAVLLFATACGDSASLADQATGAVPTRGRAADAAACTADPVQIQGALSSGFSSLANSFTATSTWNAVVQATNANNATLAKAKAFELVDFLLANDANQQVALSPATLASVLNQIFCYVGIDAGIANPKETWVVHVGDPMTTLQTLDRQSGAQFPPDAVVENTIVTARRLTDPNALTTPLDKYAFIYEWTVSPAQTLKPGTKAIVGVCPDPVELINVPANEIDSLLARLVLGHQKNPATFEVLPRVNIPPEMTLACGAITSAAMPSSWGGRLLDALASVVRPAPLAAAGRLAGSGGIGGATSEFSPFEPVDPQLFASGGVGGSTSEFVRDALLVTTIDGTVGTTRTGAGLPTITVKTRQGTPIPGVTAAWTTAPSTVAPYSAKPGNASVCGADAATNAAGTAAVGCINFGTTSDLRTAYTKLTATLTPPANLDPTVIEFVPEVPSWLIAAYGASSLVFTQPAAGNYSAGALIPARVEVRSDLGTIVPTASNPVTLSLNKNSFDGGATTKVTNAVNGVATFSTTILQAATGYRFAASATLGDAGLVSSTTGSNLFDVAPGAALRFVAVGPTAYGKVNGGAVSPTPTVRVTDQFNNPQVGVPVFWTPGGAMGATVNGAPLTATTPTGADGSASVTWVPGEGENQLRASLQSTPGGAELFYTATHSSAYTTINACTPAAFRDDIAAYYFTIPGPVGGGGLVRSIGLYLSAEATPGQSGPIAYPMTLVAERVVKNATTGAPQTQSFSASAIAFLGGESEGTGGVDRLVTFQFDIGPLPNAQLVTRNRQPELVLRFQLPNGGYGRRINFNGGPCAPGKNCSPPPGCSATQSALPFPSASIFRKSVALIVRGRFTTDPEDRRLGRAR
- a CDS encoding zinc ribbon domain-containing protein, yielding MHHSSSTSCPQCGASVHGKFCESCGTAIAESACRQCGIVAAPGAMFCANCGTSFGGDAQPSAPDTPSVVTARGTRSWTIPAMIGVAAIAALGWAASRPSPTVTSGETTSPSGAVVSDGTPPDLSNLSPQEQFLRLADRIQASVQSGDTATVVRFFPMMEQAFTNLPTADRNNDLRFHLALLRAQVGHFPGAVAQVDTIVASAENHLLVDYLRALIADYQGNVAAGRAARLAFRQHFDTEVALKRPEYLAHRSLLDDFLKTTPTK
- a CDS encoding Rieske (2Fe-2S) protein — encoded protein: MTRPRREFLKEIGLAAMGALLLAGIPAEVAAAMEPRRVTASGRVGADPTYPVPAADGVQIDKVNEVILVRWQNSVWAFNLSCPHQRTALRWTEAKHEFQCPKHKSRYQPDGTFIAGRATRNMDRFSITRTGTDVIVHVGAMHKSDADQSSWSASVVKL